A window of the Butyricimonas faecalis genome harbors these coding sequences:
- a CDS encoding TolC family protein, with protein MKGLFVWWCLLIVLPVAAQQEQKVVSLGEAIRLAREQSLDAMVAKSQLRSAYWQYRNYRADLLPNVTLTGTLPSFNRTLSSYLKEDGTYKYISSNSISEQLALSVTQNIPLTGGALSLQSQVERVDQLDGDKTTEYMSVPFNVIFSQPLITANPLKWSMKIEPEKYKQAQQQFAVNMENVAIQAISYYFDLLLAMINVDIDRQNLKNSEKLMQIARGKRERGLISDNDLLQLKLNYLNASSSLIQTEQAYEQKMFALRNYLGYNERVVIIPDMPEECPEVEVTFKQVMELANRNNPFRYDVVCRMLQARQQVAQAKAGRGFKADVYASIGFTGSDKSFKETYRNLRNREAVSLGISIPILNWGKGRGQVELACSQAEITRVQVEKETLNFEQNVMTAVKQYQEQNRLNEIVRLADTVARKRYKTAYETFVLGQISVLDLNAAQTEQDNARRTYVSQLYSSWVYFYTLRGLTLYDFEKREDIIYQQEKY; from the coding sequence ATGAAAGGATTGTTCGTGTGGTGGTGTTTACTGATTGTTTTACCTGTTGCGGCTCAACAGGAGCAAAAGGTTGTTTCTTTGGGGGAAGCGATTCGTCTGGCACGGGAGCAGTCGCTGGATGCGATGGTGGCAAAGAGTCAGTTACGGTCGGCATATTGGCAATATCGAAATTACAGGGCAGATTTGTTACCCAACGTGACGTTGACGGGAACATTACCGAGTTTTAACAGGACGTTATCGAGTTATTTGAAAGAGGATGGGACGTATAAGTATATTTCCAGTAATTCGATTTCGGAGCAGTTGGCGTTGTCGGTGACACAGAATATCCCGTTGACGGGAGGAGCGTTGTCCTTACAGTCACAGGTGGAGCGGGTGGATCAGTTGGATGGAGACAAGACGACGGAGTATATGAGCGTGCCGTTTAACGTGATTTTTTCGCAACCGTTGATCACGGCAAATCCCTTGAAGTGGAGTATGAAGATCGAGCCGGAGAAGTACAAGCAAGCTCAGCAACAGTTTGCCGTGAACATGGAAAACGTGGCGATACAAGCTATATCGTATTATTTCGATTTGTTGCTGGCAATGATTAACGTGGATATTGATCGGCAGAATTTGAAAAATTCGGAAAAACTGATGCAGATAGCACGGGGAAAACGGGAAAGGGGATTGATTTCCGATAATGATTTGTTGCAGTTGAAGTTGAATTACTTGAATGCCTCGTCTTCACTGATTCAGACGGAACAGGCTTACGAGCAAAAGATGTTTGCTTTGCGTAATTATCTGGGGTATAACGAACGGGTGGTGATTATTCCCGATATGCCGGAAGAGTGTCCGGAAGTCGAGGTGACGTTTAAGCAGGTCATGGAGCTGGCGAACAGGAATAATCCTTTCCGTTATGACGTGGTTTGCCGGATGCTGCAAGCACGTCAGCAGGTGGCACAGGCGAAAGCGGGGAGAGGGTTCAAGGCGGACGTTTACGCTTCTATCGGGTTCACGGGAAGTGACAAGTCCTTCAAGGAAACCTACCGGAATTTGCGTAACCGGGAGGCGGTCAGTTTGGGAATAAGTATTCCGATATTGAACTGGGGAAAAGGACGAGGACAGGTGGAGTTGGCTTGTTCGCAAGCCGAGATTACACGGGTGCAGGTGGAGAAGGAAACATTGAATTTCGAACAAAATGTGATGACAGCGGTCAAACAATACCAGGAACAGAATCGGTTGAACGAGATCGTGCGTTTGGCGGATACTGTCGCCCGGAAACGTTACAAGACGGCATACGAGACTTTCGTGTTGGGGCAGATCAGCGTATTGGATTTGAATGCCGCACAGACGGAACAGGATAATGCCCGGCGTACTTATGTGAGTCAGCTGTATTCGTCATGGGTGTATTTTTATACTTTACGCGGGTTGACTTTGTATGATTTCGAGAAGAGAGAAGATATAATTTATCAACAAGAAAAATATTAG
- a CDS encoding ABC transporter permease: MERIRIYFKPIWYNIVRHKAYAGFCVFGTMLTFVFITILLQIVHVVRGNMPPAFHAERIIEVPTYILDERGNNFTNRWNRKDVQLLMGQLKGYENYTCYHDEAGNIRTNGQFGMSMAVYTDYNYWNVFQFDFVQGRPFTEQEARDRWVVVNEGIAKTYFTKESVIGEKLYFQGNEYQIIGVVANVSLFAQDGNLSLWLPEHFDRGVSGNDWVNTFILFPEEADMENAKKMVTHAVNRVAEMKHVNVNNLAEPIRTVQEVRSEFLGGDFWVIGVLGVILLLLAIPILNIILLSLANTNIQVVEIGIKRALGAQQNLVFFEILVENVILVIGGTLLGIILFVPLCQFFDKLLFENMILGAQTILADMNLGVIFGEVLPLSLLFSIISGGLPAYWVVKYPITDMLKGGVK, encoded by the coding sequence ATGGAAAGGATAAGAATATATTTCAAGCCAATCTGGTATAATATCGTACGTCATAAGGCGTATGCTGGGTTTTGCGTGTTCGGGACGATGCTGACGTTTGTATTTATCACGATATTATTGCAAATTGTTCATGTCGTACGTGGGAATATGCCCCCGGCTTTTCATGCCGAGAGAATCATAGAGGTTCCAACTTATATATTAGATGAAAGGGGGAATAATTTTACGAACCGATGGAACCGAAAAGATGTACAATTATTAATGGGACAATTGAAGGGATACGAGAATTATACTTGTTATCATGATGAAGCGGGCAATATTCGTACTAACGGTCAGTTTGGCATGAGCATGGCTGTCTATACGGATTACAATTATTGGAACGTGTTTCAGTTTGATTTCGTGCAAGGGCGTCCTTTTACAGAGCAGGAGGCACGTGATCGGTGGGTAGTTGTGAATGAAGGGATTGCAAAAACGTACTTTACGAAAGAGAGCGTGATTGGAGAAAAGTTATATTTTCAAGGAAACGAGTATCAGATTATCGGGGTGGTTGCTAATGTTTCATTATTTGCACAGGATGGTAATCTTTCCTTGTGGCTTCCCGAACATTTTGACCGGGGGGTATCGGGTAATGATTGGGTGAATACTTTTATTTTGTTCCCGGAAGAGGCAGATATGGAAAACGCTAAAAAGATGGTGACTCATGCCGTAAATCGTGTTGCAGAGATGAAACATGTGAATGTTAATAACTTGGCTGAGCCTATACGTACGGTACAGGAAGTTCGATCCGAGTTTTTGGGAGGTGATTTTTGGGTGATAGGCGTGTTGGGGGTGATCTTGTTGTTGCTGGCAATTCCAATATTGAATATTATTCTTTTAAGTTTGGCAAATACAAATATACAGGTTGTTGAAATTGGTATAAAACGGGCGTTAGGGGCACAACAGAATTTAGTTTTCTTTGAAATATTAGTGGAGAATGTCATATTGGTAATTGGGGGAACATTGTTGGGTATTATTTTGTTTGTTCCCTTGTGTCAATTTTTCGATAAATTACTTTTTGAAAACATGATTCTTGGGGCTCAGACTATTTTGGCGGATATGAATCTCGGTGTGATCTTTGGAGAGGTTCTGCCTTTATCTCTGTTATTTTCTATTATTTCCGGTGGCCTACCGGCCTATTGGGTTGTGAAATACCCGATAACGGATATGTTGAAAGGAGGCGTGAAATGA
- a CDS encoding ABC transporter permease, with the protein MNRWKNYIIPAFYHIRHNLSFAIFYVLGTALAFVFIAIVLQLVYSVVGNEPPMVNADRIVCVDEFRDGQGCLLDKIPAEETASFMESIRGCELCAVSHTEVTDVFGEYTFVTNSVDYVNADYWHVFRFEFVEGRAFLREEFENKQPVAVISESMADMLFKGESPVGKNIECQKVVYTITGVVKDVSVFTTGISGKVWLSDKYNTFAPSGSRYHEIYVLFPDGVSVSTAKQEIVRVVKEYYARRGEIAIISAETLYTMKESQVHQIGVQLLLYGVPVALLILLFVPSINIMTLSVANSDKQSEEIAIRRAIGASRRALFFQIMIENLMLVVIGVFLGLLLLFPVVHVIEEVCIKEVIGGMEFLVTRINFGVILGCILPLMLVFTLLTGGFSAYVAVKKNLAEVLKGGIK; encoded by the coding sequence ATGAATCGGTGGAAAAATTATATTATCCCGGCGTTCTACCATATCCGACACAACTTATCGTTCGCGATTTTTTACGTGTTGGGTACGGCGTTGGCGTTCGTGTTTATTGCGATCGTGCTGCAACTCGTTTATTCTGTTGTTGGTAATGAGCCGCCGATGGTTAATGCGGACCGGATTGTTTGTGTTGATGAATTTCGGGATGGACAAGGGTGTCTATTAGATAAGATTCCCGCAGAGGAAACGGCTAGTTTTATGGAAAGTATACGGGGATGTGAGTTGTGTGCCGTTAGTCACACAGAGGTTACGGATGTCTTTGGTGAGTACACGTTTGTGACCAATTCAGTAGATTACGTGAATGCAGATTATTGGCATGTTTTCCGATTTGAATTCGTGGAGGGACGTGCGTTCTTGCGAGAGGAATTTGAGAACAAGCAGCCTGTTGCCGTAATAAGTGAAAGTATGGCGGATATGTTGTTCAAAGGGGAGAGTCCTGTGGGTAAGAATATCGAGTGCCAGAAGGTTGTTTACACGATTACAGGAGTGGTGAAAGATGTTTCTGTTTTTACAACAGGAATATCCGGAAAGGTCTGGTTGTCGGATAAGTATAATACTTTTGCTCCTAGCGGGAGTCGTTATCATGAGATTTATGTTTTGTTTCCGGATGGGGTTTCGGTTAGCACGGCAAAACAGGAGATCGTGCGGGTGGTAAAGGAATATTATGCCCGTCGGGGAGAAATAGCCATCATTTCGGCAGAGACATTATACACGATGAAAGAAAGTCAGGTTCACCAGATAGGAGTTCAGTTGTTGTTGTATGGGGTACCTGTTGCACTTTTGATTTTATTGTTTGTCCCGTCGATTAATATCATGACGTTAAGCGTGGCAAATTCAGATAAACAATCCGAGGAGATTGCGATAAGAAGAGCGATTGGAGCCTCTCGTCGAGCCCTTTTTTTTCAAATTATGATAGAGAATCTGATGCTTGTGGTGATAGGGGTGTTTTTGGGGTTATTGTTATTGTTTCCGGTGGTTCACGTAATTGAAGAGGTGTGTATCAAGGAAGTAATTGGAGGTATGGAATTTTTAGTTACACGCATTAATTTCGGGGTGATTCTAGGATGTATTTTGCCATTGATGCTCGTGTTTACTTTACTGACAGGAGGTTTTTCGGCTTATGTGGCCGTAAAGAAAAATTTGGCGGAGGTACTGAAAGGAGGTATCAAATGA
- a CDS encoding efflux RND transporter periplasmic adaptor subunit, producing MDQAISPEIKRQRKRKMIVKVSMIVVIGVGVFSFLVNMFQPKIRGAEVNFGVVDEGAVEVSVYATGKVVPFAEEVITSPVSSKVLEVYKKSGDRVRKDEPLLQLDLETIRTEYETKKESLEMQLNKLDLQRKTIASDLAEMKMQVDIDEMMLKRTLVSLNNERYLDSIGASTREKVREAELNYTVKQMQLEQLKRKYENKKSTSQSEIRSLELDYKIAKRNMDLLFKTLGEAQVMAPRSATLTWINDQVGASISQGSNLAILSDLSSFKVEGEIADSYADKITAGNRVNVVIGGEKLSGTVGNVTPSVNNGVIKFVVFLDDQSNTRLRSGLKVDIHVTHAMKDETLRLPTGAYYMGRGDYDLWVVNGERVEKRKVMLGESGFEYVEVLQGLTVGEKVIISDMGRYRDKEVLYVR from the coding sequence ATGGATCAGGCAATATCTCCGGAGATAAAAAGACAACGTAAGCGGAAGATGATCGTGAAAGTTTCTATGATCGTGGTCATAGGCGTGGGGGTGTTTTCTTTTTTGGTGAATATGTTTCAACCCAAGATCCGGGGGGCAGAGGTGAATTTCGGTGTGGTGGACGAGGGGGCCGTGGAGGTATCCGTGTATGCCACGGGGAAGGTGGTTCCTTTTGCGGAAGAGGTTATCACTTCTCCGGTGTCTTCGAAGGTGTTGGAAGTGTACAAGAAGTCAGGTGACCGGGTTCGGAAGGATGAACCGTTGTTGCAGTTGGATTTGGAAACGATACGGACAGAGTATGAGACAAAGAAGGAGTCGTTGGAGATGCAATTGAATAAATTGGATTTGCAGCGTAAAACGATAGCGAGTGATTTGGCGGAAATGAAGATGCAGGTGGACATTGACGAGATGATGTTGAAACGAACTTTGGTGTCGTTGAATAACGAGCGCTATTTGGATAGTATCGGGGCCAGTACGAGGGAAAAGGTGCGGGAGGCAGAATTGAATTACACGGTGAAGCAGATGCAACTGGAGCAATTGAAACGTAAATACGAGAATAAAAAGAGCACTTCACAGTCGGAGATTCGTTCGCTGGAGTTGGATTACAAGATTGCCAAGAGAAACATGGATTTGTTGTTCAAGACGCTCGGGGAGGCACAGGTGATGGCTCCTCGTTCCGCCACGTTGACCTGGATTAACGATCAGGTCGGGGCTTCCATTTCGCAGGGAAGTAATTTGGCTATATTGTCTGATTTGTCGAGTTTTAAGGTGGAGGGAGAGATTGCAGACAGTTACGCGGATAAGATTACCGCGGGGAACCGGGTGAACGTGGTGATCGGTGGCGAGAAGCTTTCGGGTACCGTGGGGAATGTCACTCCTTCGGTGAATAACGGGGTTATCAAGTTTGTCGTGTTCTTGGATGATCAGAGTAATACTCGATTGCGTTCAGGGCTGAAAGTGGATATACACGTCACTCATGCCATGAAGGATGAGACGTTGCGTTTGCCAACAGGAGCTTATTATATGGGGCGGGGAGATTATGACCTGTGGGTTGTGAACGGGGAGCGGGTGGAAAAGAGAAAGGTCATGCTAGGCGAGAGTGGTTTCGAATACGTGGAGGTGTTGCAGGGGTTGACGGTCGGGGAGAAGGTGATTATCTCGGATATGGGAAGATACAGGGATAAGGAGGTGCTGTATGTGAGGTGA
- a CDS encoding ABC transporter permease, producing the protein MMVHIFTLFWNQKRKYGGMFVEQVVVFIVLLFCFVNSGKTLSRYYTPGMLDTENVLCFGTESKLDGDSLTPEETEKMMRGLCERLRKHSVVEAVSECAFFVPYVRPEGMNPKDSLGYGEKRIQIYVKGADEYTAELFKIEMEEGEWLSNGMLENGTYSAVITRQLSEQFGWHEILGRCISLNGRVYTIVGVIAGLKQEAREESHPVLILPYEECGYAGWPEFVVRVQEGKEKTFSKLLDREFARLFMGSNQEISLFSLKSLKVTTMLSDIVNMGAMIIPVLFLLVFTFIGTLGLFWLYSSKRRKEFALRIVVGSTPRGLYCFVVSESLLLSVLALLPGMVLFCFVYPFDPVHLSALGCACLVMILFSVFSAWWPAYKVARVNPVEAMREV; encoded by the coding sequence ATGATGGTTCATATTTTTACTTTATTTTGGAATCAAAAAAGGAAATACGGAGGGATGTTTGTGGAGCAAGTTGTGGTTTTTATCGTTTTGTTGTTTTGTTTCGTGAATTCGGGTAAAACTTTATCTCGATATTATACCCCTGGAATGCTGGATACGGAAAATGTATTATGCTTTGGAACGGAGAGTAAATTGGATGGGGATTCACTTACACCGGAAGAAACGGAAAAGATGATGAGAGGTTTGTGTGAGAGGTTGAGAAAACATTCTGTTGTGGAGGCGGTTAGTGAATGTGCATTTTTTGTTCCCTATGTTCGTCCGGAAGGAATGAACCCGAAAGATTCTTTGGGATACGGGGAAAAGAGAATACAAATTTACGTGAAGGGTGCAGATGAGTATACGGCGGAATTGTTTAAAATCGAAATGGAGGAAGGAGAATGGTTGTCAAACGGGATGTTAGAAAATGGGACATATTCGGCTGTTATTACCCGGCAGTTGTCAGAGCAGTTTGGTTGGCATGAAATACTTGGAAGGTGTATTTCTCTTAACGGGAGAGTGTATACGATAGTAGGGGTGATTGCCGGATTGAAGCAGGAGGCTCGAGAAGAGTCTCATCCGGTACTGATTTTACCTTATGAGGAGTGTGGGTATGCGGGGTGGCCGGAATTTGTGGTTCGGGTACAGGAAGGTAAAGAGAAAACTTTCAGTAAATTGTTGGATAGAGAGTTTGCTCGTTTATTTATGGGCTCAAATCAAGAGATTAGTTTGTTTTCTTTGAAAAGTTTGAAAGTTACCACGATGTTGAGTGATATTGTAAATATGGGAGCAATGATTATTCCCGTGTTGTTTCTACTAGTATTTACGTTTATCGGGACTTTGGGATTATTTTGGCTTTATTCTTCCAAGCGGCGGAAAGAGTTTGCCTTACGAATTGTGGTAGGTTCCACGCCCCGAGGGTTATATTGTTTTGTGGTAAGCGAGAGCCTGTTGCTTTCAGTGTTGGCATTGCTGCCGGGGATGGTTTTATTTTGTTTTGTTTATCCGTTCGACCCGGTTCATTTGTCAGCGTTAGGGTGTGCTTGCTTGGTGATGATTTTGTTCTCGGTGTTTAGTGCTTGGTGGCCGGCTTATAAAGTGGCACGGGTGAATCCCGTGGAGGCGATGCGAGAAGTGTAA
- a CDS encoding ABC transporter permease, whose product MMKHIFTLFLNQKRRYGGMLAEQMLVFFVLLFCFVVVGEKIAQYFSPGVLNTKNTFNCMLLPVSPSEYLSPSEVQQKMDRVVEKVRKSPTVIAFGKSKWLVPYTRPEEMYLSDSIQIGTRKMHVFLKFADKYMNQVFQLQMEEGEWLTDELLEDGTCPAVITSQLMQELGWSRGIGKRIHYKGTVFTVVGIVTGIKQEPLKASRPTMIVPNRVQPDQWFEYMVRVKEGETDIFRNLMSKEFNLMMGKEHVRLSFGNIEKWKLNDMRDVFITLLGIGIPTIFLFLFAFIGTFGLFWLYSSKRRKEFALRIVVGSTPRGLYCFVVSESLLLSVLALLPGLVLFCFVYPFDLVHLSALGCACLVMILFSVFSAWWPAYKVARVNPVEAMREE is encoded by the coding sequence ATGATGAAACATATTTTCACGTTGTTTTTAAATCAAAAAAGGAGATATGGGGGAATGCTTGCGGAGCAGATGCTTGTGTTTTTTGTATTATTATTTTGTTTTGTTGTTGTTGGAGAGAAGATTGCTCAATATTTTTCACCGGGGGTATTGAATACGAAGAATACGTTTAACTGTATGCTACTTCCCGTTTCACCCTCGGAATATCTTTCGCCTTCGGAAGTGCAGCAAAAAATGGATCGTGTTGTTGAAAAGGTTCGAAAATCTCCTACTGTGATTGCTTTTGGAAAAAGTAAATGGTTGGTTCCTTATACTCGTCCTGAAGAGATGTACTTGAGTGATTCTATCCAAATAGGAACGAGAAAAATGCATGTTTTTTTGAAATTTGCGGATAAATATATGAATCAAGTTTTTCAATTACAAATGGAAGAGGGGGAGTGGTTGACGGATGAACTGTTGGAAGATGGAACCTGCCCGGCTGTGATAACCAGTCAGTTGATGCAGGAACTTGGTTGGTCACGAGGGATCGGTAAGAGGATACATTATAAAGGAACAGTGTTTACGGTTGTAGGCATAGTGACGGGAATTAAGCAGGAACCATTAAAGGCTTCTCGGCCTACGATGATCGTACCCAATCGTGTACAGCCGGATCAGTGGTTTGAATATATGGTTCGTGTAAAAGAGGGTGAGACGGATATTTTTCGGAATTTGATGAGCAAAGAATTTAATCTGATGATGGGAAAGGAGCATGTAAGATTGTCTTTTGGAAATATCGAAAAGTGGAAATTGAATGATATGCGAGATGTTTTTATTACCTTACTTGGTATTGGGATTCCGACGATTTTTCTTTTTTTATTCGCATTCATCGGGACTTTTGGATTGTTCTGGCTTTATTCTTCCAAGCGGCGGAAAGAGTTTGCCTTGCGAATTGTGGTAGGTTCCACGCCCCGAGGGTTATATTGTTTTGTGGTAAGCGAGAGCCTGTTGCTTTCGGTGTTAGCGTTGCTGCCGGGATTGGTTTTATTTTGTTTTGTTTATCCGTTCGACCTGGTTCATTTGTCTGCGTTAGGGTGTGCTTGCTTGGTGATGATTTTGTTCTCGGTGTTTAGTGCTTGGTGGCCGGCTTATAAAGTGGCACGGGTGAATCCCGTGGAAGCGATGCGGGAGGAATAA
- a CDS encoding ABC transporter ATP-binding protein, with translation MITLENINKTFYTSEVETRALEDINLTVEKGEFVAIMGPSGCGKSTMLNIMGLLDKPTSGWVIIDDVRADSLYDRDMARIRNQKLGFIFQSFHLIPSLNVLDNVLLPMLYRRGSSASANRKRALELIEKVGLTHRLKHFPSQLSGGQCQRVAIARALIGQPKVILADEPTGNLDSKMGAEIMDLLVQLNREGTTIVMVTHDERLAEETGRIIRLFDGKLVL, from the coding sequence ATGATAACTTTAGAGAATATTAATAAAACGTTTTACACGAGCGAGGTGGAGACACGGGCATTGGAAGATATTAACCTGACGGTGGAGAAAGGTGAGTTTGTGGCTATCATGGGACCTTCGGGGTGTGGAAAGAGTACGATGTTGAATATTATGGGGTTGTTGGATAAGCCGACGAGTGGTTGGGTGATTATTGATGATGTCCGGGCGGATTCTTTGTACGATAGGGATATGGCGAGGATTCGTAACCAGAAGCTGGGGTTTATTTTCCAAAGTTTTCATTTGATTCCGTCGTTGAACGTGTTGGATAACGTGTTGCTGCCGATGTTGTATCGCCGGGGAAGTTCTGCATCGGCCAATAGGAAAAGGGCGCTGGAGTTAATTGAAAAGGTGGGGCTGACACATCGGTTGAAACATTTCCCCTCGCAGTTGTCCGGGGGACAGTGCCAGCGGGTGGCGATAGCGAGAGCGTTGATCGGGCAGCCAAAAGTGATTCTGGCGGACGAGCCGACGGGAAATTTGGATAGTAAGATGGGAGCGGAGATCATGGATTTGCTCGTGCAACTGAACCGAGAGGGAACGACGATCGTGATGGTGACGCATGATGAGAGATTGGCAGAGGAAACCGGGCGGATTATTCGTTTGTTTGACGGGAAATTAGTGTTATGA
- a CDS encoding ABC transporter permease — MERIRIYFKPIWYNIVRHKAYAGFCVFGTMLTFVFITILLQVAYVILCDTAPAIAADRIVSVPFVLRDNKGEAVKGLNRSDIRTLMNNVREDVRYTSYHYEAVDIMVNGRYEEYGIYFVDRDYWNVFQFEFVQGHFFTEGEMQMPCVIVNENFVRSFFPDKSVINKEIQIEGNTYRITGVVADVSYFAPQGKASLWVPEKFSKNESNDWVETYILYPENMEAETMVRSVTNAYQFFVKTYYNIDKSVSVKQISTEKQFIRKMYGGDLFLSGVGVMIFILLVVPVLNIVLLSMANTNVQTREIGLKRALGASKRTSFLFILVENLLLVITGTVLGILLTVPVCRGIDWIVFSNSIEGQMMLLPRLNWTIIFISVLPLALLFSFLSGGIPAYLTVKRPIIDMLKGGMK, encoded by the coding sequence ATGGAAAGGATAAGGATATATTTCAAGCCAATCTGGTATAATATAGTACGTCATAAGGCGTATGCCGGGTTTTGCGTGTTCGGGACGATGCTGACATTCGTGTTTATCACGATATTGTTGCAAGTGGCGTACGTTATATTGTGTGATACGGCTCCGGCTATTGCGGCGGATCGAATTGTAAGTGTTCCTTTCGTGTTGAGAGATAACAAGGGAGAGGCCGTGAAAGGTCTGAACAGGTCGGATATTCGAACGTTGATGAATAATGTGAGAGAGGATGTCCGTTACACGTCTTATCATTATGAAGCGGTAGATATTATGGTGAATGGACGATATGAGGAGTATGGTATTTATTTTGTCGATCGCGATTATTGGAACGTGTTCCAGTTTGAGTTTGTGCAAGGCCATTTTTTCACGGAAGGCGAGATGCAGATGCCTTGTGTGATCGTGAATGAGAATTTCGTGAGAAGTTTTTTCCCGGATAAATCGGTTATCAACAAGGAAATTCAGATTGAAGGTAACACGTATAGGATTACCGGTGTGGTGGCAGATGTTTCCTATTTTGCTCCACAGGGAAAGGCTTCTTTATGGGTCCCTGAGAAGTTTAGTAAAAATGAATCAAATGATTGGGTGGAAACTTATATTCTTTATCCGGAAAATATGGAGGCGGAAACAATGGTTCGAAGTGTAACTAATGCCTATCAATTTTTTGTTAAGACATATTATAATATAGATAAGAGTGTCTCCGTGAAGCAGATTAGCACGGAGAAACAGTTTATTCGGAAAATGTACGGAGGTGATTTATTTCTCTCCGGGGTGGGGGTGATGATTTTTATACTTTTGGTCGTACCCGTTTTGAATATTGTTTTGTTGAGTATGGCCAATACAAATGTACAAACAAGAGAAATAGGGCTTAAACGTGCGTTAGGCGCCAGTAAAAGAACGTCTTTTTTATTTATTCTGGTAGAAAATCTTTTACTGGTTATTACGGGTACTGTTTTGGGTATTCTGTTGACGGTTCCCGTGTGTCGCGGAATTGACTGGATCGTGTTCTCGAATAGTATCGAGGGGCAGATGATGTTATTACCGAGATTGAATTGGACCATTATTTTCATCAGCGTATTGCCTTTGGCTTTGTTGTTTTCTTTCCTGTCAGGGGGAATTCCCGCATATTTGACAGTGAAACGTCCTATTATAGATATGTTGAAAGGAGGTATGAAATGA
- a CDS encoding ABC transporter permease: protein MIGHVFKIVRNSWKSFCGIFIEQMVVCVVLMLVVVSVFVTLSKMYSPGLLDTDNTVCFGFVLGDEVCNKEKVGKQIDVVADNLKKLDYVVEITRSMAMTPYVGNYARYGDSVRIEGKMYRVNYKGADEEAYKVFRPEMVEGEWLSDNKLEDGSFTCVVTRQFVDELKWTQPLGRKLFVRGNDFTVVGVVSGIKHKVLLFAEPAVIVPCRAIKYDDTFRELCARVEPGREKEFIMAYYKEFQRLIPNKEAQPFAINMELAKRGTCNITFVSIMLQSVPTIFLFVFAFIGTFGLFMQNSERRAREYALRLAVGATPRRLLVFVMLESVVVTLLACLPGGLLSVFIYDYTLPEWIGVCVTILVMVVFSMLSTWYPAYRVTKVNPAVTLK from the coding sequence ATGATAGGACATGTATTTAAAATTGTTCGAAATTCATGGAAATCGTTTTGTGGGATTTTTATAGAGCAAATGGTGGTTTGTGTTGTATTGATGCTGGTGGTAGTTTCCGTTTTTGTAACTTTGAGTAAGATGTATTCACCGGGATTGCTAGATACAGATAATACTGTTTGTTTCGGTTTCGTGCTTGGGGATGAAGTCTGTAATAAAGAAAAGGTCGGTAAACAGATTGACGTTGTAGCGGATAATTTGAAAAAGTTGGACTATGTGGTTGAGATTACACGGAGTATGGCGATGACTCCTTATGTGGGAAATTATGCTAGGTATGGCGATAGTGTTCGTATTGAGGGAAAGATGTATAGAGTGAATTACAAGGGTGCTGACGAGGAGGCCTATAAGGTTTTTCGTCCGGAAATGGTAGAGGGGGAATGGCTTTCGGATAATAAGTTGGAGGATGGTTCGTTTACTTGTGTCGTTACACGACAATTTGTTGATGAATTGAAATGGACGCAGCCTCTTGGTCGTAAACTTTTCGTGAGAGGAAATGATTTTACGGTGGTGGGAGTAGTATCTGGAATAAAACATAAGGTACTTTTGTTTGCCGAACCGGCAGTTATTGTACCATGCCGTGCGATAAAGTATGATGATACATTCCGGGAACTTTGTGCCCGTGTAGAGCCGGGGCGGGAGAAAGAGTTTATTATGGCTTATTATAAGGAGTTTCAACGATTGATTCCTAATAAAGAGGCCCAGCCGTTTGCGATAAATATGGAGTTAGCGAAAAGAGGTACATGTAACATCACTTTCGTGAGTATTATGTTACAGTCCGTTCCCACGATATTCCTGTTCGTTTTTGCGTTTATCGGTACGTTTGGCTTGTTTATGCAGAATTCGGAAAGGCGGGCACGTGAGTATGCTTTGAGGTTGGCCGTGGGAGCGACTCCCCGCAGGTTACTCGTGTTCGTGATGCTGGAGAGTGTTGTCGTTACTTTACTGGCTTGTTTGCCCGGGGGGCTTTTGTCCGTGTTTATTTATGATTATACTTTACCGGAATGGATAGGAGTGTGCGTAACGATACTTGTTATGGTTGTGTTTTCGATGTTGAGTACTTGGTATCCGGCTTACCGGGTGACGAAGGTAAACCCGGCGGTGACTTTGAAGTAA